The Fischerella sp. PCC 9605 genome includes the window CGCATCAAATGTGACGAATGCTCTGACTGAGAATCCTGAAATTGATGCTAGTAAGATTAATGTCAGCGTTATTGGGGGTTTTCTAATTCTCCAAGGCATAGTAGATGCTTTTTGGAAGAAATTTCAGGCACAAAAAATTGCCTACGGGATCGCTGGGGTTATTGATGTTGTTAATGAACTAGCGGTTGTACCTACTAAGGAAGCTCAAGATGAGGAGATTGCAAAATGTATTGGGAATGCCTTGGAAAACAACATGGATGTAGAAACTGGGGATGTAAACGTAATAGTAGAGAATGGTAGAGTTTCCCTGACAGGTTTTGTTTCTAATTGGGCAGCGTGGCGAGCAGTGCATAACATAGTTTCCTGTACCACAGGAGTCATTATGGTAGTAGATAAGCTTGTGATTCGACAGATAATTGAATAGACACTCTAACCTTAAACAGAGTATATTGTTAATTGGTTTTTCTACGATTGATTTCCAAGACCAGAATTATCAATTTATCCTTGCTTCAATACTGCCTTGATTGTTCGCCAGTTGATTAGAAAGCCACCCTGCAAATTGTGCTTCATATTCATTAGCCTCTTTTTCCAGTTTATTCTTTTCGTACCTCTGACCAGCCTTTTTAAACTCTCTAAAATAATAGTATCCAAACTTATCTGCCCCACCTAATTGCTCACACTGCCTAGAGTGTGTAAGCTCATGAGCTAACAGTTTAAGCTGATAAAAATCATCCAGTTTGTATGAATCTTTAACATAAATACGTTTGCAATAGGTTTGAGCAATAGAATCAACCTGACCAATATCTATTTTGAAATCAGCATACAACCAATCATCCATCAATTGAGCATTATAGACGATTGCAACACGGTCAACTAAATCTCCAAAATAGGTTCGCAAATATCGCTTCTGTGTCTTGTCTAAGTATTGACTAGTAGCATTGCTAGTACGCATCCATCGATCTGCTGCTGGATATGCTATTGCACCTGCCTGACCCCATGCTTCTTCAGTAAGCTCCTTGATATACGAATGACAATTAATGTCTGCCCAATTACAGGTTTTAGCATAAAATGATTGAAGCTTTAAACCCTCAAAACCTACTATATTTAATGCTATTAAAATGCTAATTAAACTTAAGTGAATGATTTTTTCATAACATTGTGATTGATTTGTTTTAAACCTTGTGTAAACCTCCTATTTAGAACTGAAAGCCTTAGCTGAACTAAGGCTTTCTTTTGGTTATTGACATATTTAAAACTTGCAGTATTGTTTCCAAACTATGGAAACATCCCAAGAGTCAATTTCTAGAATAATGAAGAAGCGCTAATCTCTATAGTCAACACGGACTGTACTAGGTTCACGATAAGCAGTAGGCTCTTGGCGACGGCTTTTTCCAGCCAAACCAAATAAACCAACCAAACCAATTAATCCCAGCCAACCCCAATCGAAATCATCATCTTCATAAATTCCTATCTGCTCATATGGTTCTACAACTCCAGGTTCAACTTGAGCCGTAGCAGGAAGAGTTAAGGGCATAATTGCCGTGGAAAATGTGAGAGTGGCAACTCCAATCATTTTGAAAAAATTAGCACGTAGCATGGTTAAATTTCCCTATCATTTGTGAAGTAATATCGAAGCCAAATCGCACTTACCTAAAACTACAGAATGTGTGATTTAAGAATTCGTCACCTATTTTTATCTACAATCGGACGACCTTCGGTATCCACATCTAGCTCTT containing:
- a CDS encoding BON domain-containing protein, with the translated sequence MTVTTEEKLKTIVMDKLWWDKRVNAAEVNVIVKNGKITLKGKVSNYRAKRIAEDDVKEVAGKIEIDNQLQVHYPPMTTLPTDEEIASNVTNALTENPEIDASKINVSVIGGFLILQGIVDAFWKKFQAQKIAYGIAGVIDVVNELAVVPTKEAQDEEIAKCIGNALENNMDVETGDVNVIVENGRVSLTGFVSNWAAWRAVHNIVSCTTGVIMVVDKLVIRQIIE
- a CDS encoding WGxxGxxG family protein; the encoded protein is MLRANFFKMIGVATLTFSTAIMPLTLPATAQVEPGVVEPYEQIGIYEDDDFDWGWLGLIGLVGLFGLAGKSRRQEPTAYREPSTVRVDYRD